Proteins encoded in a region of the Actinomycetota bacterium genome:
- a CDS encoding TraM recognition domain-containing protein, which produces LILGGTDDADDLRDLSELIGERDDWFTTTSRSAHALAIDSGATSSSSLRKVPILPPDAIRSIPFGSAVMLLSQAHPFPLRMRRWTERPDGSLIARQQAALERELLRSATVETR; this is translated from the coding sequence AACTCATCCTCGGCGGCACAGATGACGCCGACGACCTTCGCGACCTCTCCGAACTCATCGGCGAACGCGACGACTGGTTCACCACCACCAGTCGATCCGCACATGCTCTGGCCATCGACTCCGGTGCGACCAGCAGCAGCTCCCTGCGCAAGGTGCCGATCCTTCCCCCCGATGCGATCCGCTCAATCCCGTTCGGCTCTGCCGTCATGTTGCTGTCACAAGCGCATCCCTTCCCCCTACGCATGCGTCGATGGACGGAGCGACCCGATGGATCGCTCATCGCGCGGCAGCAGGCTGCCCTCGAACGTGAACTTCTACGAAGTGCCACCGTGGAAACGCGATGA